GGATCGGCAAAAACGGAAAGGGCAGCCAGAGTGCATATTAAAAAAAAGACTGCGCCAGAAATATTACCTTTTGATTTCATCCCCTTTATACCCTATATTAGTCCTAAAGGAAGCTCCAAAAAATTCATGGCCCACATATGCAGGTTCAAAAAAGCCACCTTTTGCATTAAAAGTTTTACCTATAGACTGGCTATAGGCTGCAATTTTTGCCTTGAAACTGACTTTTTTGATTTCCTTAACAGTCATCCGGAATTATTAGAGATTCCCTAAAGAAAGAATCATCTCTTTCCATATGTTATACTGAAGTATACGCCATTTGCGGCCCAAACAGTGAAGAAAAGAAAAAAGATGAAAAAATGGCTCCTCCTGTCAGCAGCACTTCTTGCCTTAAACGGATGCGCTCATGTCGTCTCCAGGGCAAATCTTGAAAAAGCCGACAGATCAATTTCAGTTGCCGACCTTATCAAAAAACCTGAAAAGTACAAAGGGAAAATCGTCATTCTTGGCGGAAATATCGTAAACTCCCTTAACAAAAATGACGGAACCTACATCGAGGTATTGCATAAAAAACTCGACTCTCTGGGCCGGCCTGTCGAAAGTAATGAAACATTGGGCCGTTTTATTGTCTTTCATGAAGGATATCTTGATACGGCCATATTTGCAAAGGGGAGACGCCTCACTGTTGCCGGAGAGGTAATAGGCCAAAAAAAACTGCCCCTGGGAGAAATAGAATATAAATACCCCCTCATAAAAAGCATGGAGCTGCATATGACAGACCCCCGTCAAGAACCCACTATCAGGCTTGGAATCGGCATCGGGGGAACCTTCTAAATGACAGCGCAAAATAGAAGATCCACCAACGATGAAGGCGCTGGCGTTGGAAAAAATTATTGATCTAGGGAAAGAAAAGGAAGCGCTGAAGACCATCTTTCCGCCCCTGCCGGAACCCGCTTCAGGTGAAATAATGATAAAAGTTTCTACCTGCGGTGTCTGTCATACCGAACTTGATGAAATAGAAGGAAGAACAGCCCCTCCCCGCCTTCCCGTCATTCCGGGGCACCAGGTTGTGGGAAGAGTGGCAAAAAAAGGAAAAAAGGCAAATGCTTTTAACATGGGAGACCGGGTGGGTGTTGCCTGGATATATTCTGCCTGTGGAAAATGCGATTTCTGCACAAGCGGCAGAGAAAACCTTTGCAGCCATTTTGTTGCAACGGGAAGAGACGTCAATGGCGGATATGCCCAATATATGACGGTCAGTGAAAAATTTGCCCATGCCATTCCTGACATTTTTTCCGATGTTGAAGCAGCGCCACTGCTTTGCGCAGGAGCCATCGGCTTCCGGGCTCTTAAGTTAAGCGGTATTGCTGATGGCGCTCATATCGGCCTCACCGGTTTCGGCGCTTCAAATCATATTGTCATGAAACTGGCCCGGCACCTCTACCCGGCGGCAAAGATATACGTCTTTGCAAGGAGCCAAAGAGAGAGGGACTTTGCCCTGGAACTGGGGGCATGCTGGTCCGGGAAAAGTGACGACAAGACACCGGAGAAGCTCCATGCCGTCATCGATACGACGCCCGCATGGAAACCGGTTATCCATGCCCTTTCCAACCTCAAAGGTGGCGGCAGACTGGTCATTAATGCCATAGGCAAGGAAGAGCATGACAAGGACTGCCTCCTCGAAATGGATTACCCTTCCCACCTCTGGATGGAAAAAGAAATCAAGAGTGTGGCAAACATTACAAGAGACGATGTGTCCGGCTTTCTTAAAATTGCAGCCCAAATTCCCATAAAATCACATGTGCAGGTCTTTCATCTGGAAGAAGCCAACAAAGCTTTAGCAGAGTTGAAAGAAGGAAAAATAAGGGGGGCCAAGGTCCTCCAGATAGGATGATTGATGTTTAAACTTCACTCCCGGTTAAAGGAGGATTGCCATATACTGGGACAGTCGGAACTGTCTCTCCTCCTTTTAATGAATGATTTAAGATATCCATGGTTTATCATGGTGCCAAAGCGGCCGGACATTAAAGAAATATTTCAACTTTCAGGAGAAGATCAACTACAGCTTGCAAGAGAATCCGCCAACCTTGCCTTTGCCCTGTCAACGGCCTTTAAAGGCGATAAAATCAACATTGCCTCTCTGGGAAATGTCGTTTCCCAGCTTCATATCCACCACATTGTACGCTTTAAAAATGATCCTGCCTGGCCCGGCCCTGTCTGGGGCCACAGTAAGGCAATCCCCTACGCTGACGAGGCGAGAGAAATGATAACAGGAAAAATAAAGGCGCAATTGAAAAAGGATTTTAATTTCTGCCGGGGAGCTGCCGGACTTGGGGATCACAGTGAAAATGAATAAAAAAACAGCGTTTCTTTTGATTGAAACCTTGCCCTTTCCTGTAAGAGAGAGCTTGTCTCCCAGTCATTGCAAATAGACGGTTATGACTCTCAAACCAAACGATTATCGAACTTTTTTACTGATCATGCAAAATAAATGTTTCATTTCTTTTCCTTTTCCATCACAATGATAGGACCGCCTTTAAAAATGGACAACAAAATATGAAGGAACTCGTACAGTGGCTCATCGAATTTGAAGGAACGGTTGCTGACTTATACTCTGAAGCTTCAGAGTATTTTGCTCATGACAGTAAATTTTCAGAGCTGTTGAAAGCGCTGGCAAGGGACGAGAAAAGCCATGAAGCGCTTGTCAGAAATCTGGCAAGTCATATTGAAAAGAAGCCTGAAGTCCAAACCGGCCTTTCTTTAGATAAAAAATTTAGAAACGAGATGTCTCTTTGCCTCAACAAATGTCGAACAAAGTTGCAGGCAGGCAACTTAAAGGAAGATGAACTCCTTCAGATATTAGTTCATGTCGAACTTTGTGAATATAATCACCAACTCACCTACCTGATAGAAGCCGTAAAAGAGACGGATCATAATTTTACCGCAAAATTTGCCGGTATGCAGAGCCACATTGATAGCATAAAAAACTTCATCGATGAGCGGCTGGGCAAAGATCACCGCCTCCTTAAAAAGGTTCACCTGCCCCTTGTCTGGCAGGAAAAAATTCTGGTTCTGGACAAATCGCAGGCTTTTTGTAAATTGCTTGCAAATATACTGGGCAAAGAAGGAGCTGTTTCTGCAACAAGTAAGGGGCAGGAAGCGCTGGAGAAAGTTTTCAGCAATTATTACAGACTCATCCTTTCGGAAATGCATTTGCAGGATATGAGCGGCATCCAGTTATACAGCCTGCTTGCCGGTAAATATCCGGATATTGGGAAAAGGTTTTTATTTATTACCAGTGATGATTCCGTAAAAAACCTCTCTTTTTTCAGGAAAAACAATCTTAACTACCTTATAAAGCCCGTTAATATAAAAGATATTATAAATACTGTTGCAGCAATGATGTAATTATTACCTCCCGCTATCAAAAGCTTGCACAGCTTTTTCGTTTTAATACCTCTTTGAGTAGGCTATTATAGGCTAACAATTCCAATAGAAACATTAGGGTTAAATGATTTGAAAAGCAGTGCACTCGTTGAAATCAAAGGGGCTGGTAATATCCTCTTTGAACGGAGCCGCAGGGCCAGGCGTCTAAACATTACCATCAGGCCGGTGAAAGGCGTACGGGTTGCCGTCCCCTGCTGGATGACTTTCGAAGAAGCCCACAAGATCGTCTCAGGAAGAAGCGCGTGGATCAGAAAACATACGCTCAGAATGGAAGAAGAAAGGTTGAAATGCAAAGCTCTTACAAAAGACCTGCCTCTTCCTGAAAGGAAAGAAGCTAAAAACAAAATAATAAAGAGAGTTGAGGCGCTTGCTTTAGAGCATGCTTTTCATTACAACCGCATTATTATCAGGAACCAGAAAACAAGGTGGGGCAGTTGTTCAGCAAAAAACAACATCAATCTCAACATAAAACTTGCCAGGCTTCCCAATGAACTGCTCGATTACGTCGTTCTCCACGAACTGGTTCATACAAGGATAAAAAATCACGGAAGCAGATTCTGGGGAGAGTTGGACAAGATACTGGGTAATGCAAAAAAAATTGACGCAAAAATGAAACCCTACAGGCTGGATCTGCTTTAAGTCAGGTTTTAGCCTGCATTTCTCGCCAGGGTCAGTCCTGAGCGCTGCTTGCCCCGCTCATGGTAAGCTTTTCCATTTTACTTGCAACACCGGCGTTATCAGCAAAAAGCAATCTGCTGCCTAAAGGTTCTGATAATCGGGAAAGCCGTGAAATTATCTCACTTCCCCTTTTCCCGGTAAGAAGCCCCGGCTGAAAATTAACTTCATAGTTATTCACATTAAGGGGCAGGGCTTCAACCTTTCCGATGCCATCGTTATCCACTGTTATCCTGGCAATAATGCTTTCCGTCGCACTTTTGCTATAGGAACCAAAAACAAAATTACCGAGGCTGTAAAAAATAATGCCCTCACCGTAATATTCAATCCCTTGCAAAACATGAGGATGGTGGCCCAAAACGATATGGGCTCCGCTGTCTATGGAAAGATGAGCCAGCTCCCTCTGGTAATCTTTGGGTGTCTCCCTCTTTTCAGCGCCCCAGTGAAAAGCGACAATAACAATGTCTGACAGTTTACGGGCCTTCCTGATATCTCTCTTTACATAGGCCGCATAACCGGGCGCAGTGCCGCCTTTCTTTTTTGTGGCATAAAATTCAAAGGGATAGGTCTTTGAATAGGAAAGAAAAGCTATCTTTTTCCCTTTGACTTCATAAATTGAACTTTTTCTTGCCGCGCCTAAAGTTATCCCCGCTCCTGCATAATTGATCTTTACATCATCGAGCGCTTTTAGTGTGGAAACGAGGCCCTTCATACCGTAGTCCATCATATGGTTATTGGCGAGAGAAAGATGAGTAACTCCCGCTGCCTTAAGCGCTGCTGCTGATTCCAGGGGAGCCTTAAAGGTAAATTTTTTATTTTTAAAGCGTGAACCACCGGTTGTAATGGGAGCCTCCATATTGCCGATAACGAGATCAGCGCTTTTAAACAACTTTGCTGTTGCCCTGTAGGGATAGTCAAATCCATGCTTTTTTACAAAGGGAAGTACCCTGGCTGTGGGCATAATATCACCAACAGCCTGGATGACAATCTCCCCCTTTTCCTCTTCCCCATTTTTTTCCGCAAACAAATCAATGGAAAAGAAAAGTGCCGTAATTGCAAATACGATGATTAATAAGATTCTATTCATTAAAAATAATGATCTTTCTATTTCTGAAAAAAAGTAAAAAATGTTCTCAACAAGAACATATTCTATTATAGAAAAGATTGCAAATGATAATTCCCGGATTGCAATTCAGGGAAGGGAGCAGTTTTGTGAAACCTAAGGACAGATAGTTTATCTTTAACAGTAGAAGCGCTGAATAATAACTAATCATGCTTGACTTTTTATGCGAGGCTGATATCTTAATGGTGTTTATTAAGGGGGACAACACTCTCTCGACTATATTATTGTTATATTTTCAGGAGGAATAAAATGAGTGGAAACGGATACAACGCTACGGTAATCCAAAAAATACAGATGACGCCAAACCTGATGACTCTCAGGGTGAGGCCTGACGATGAAGTGCCTGACTTTAAGCCCGGCCAGTACACCGTTCTCGGACTAAACAGCAGTGAACCCCGTCTGGAAGAGTCGGCTACTGACGATAAAACCTATGAGAAAGAAACACTGATCAGGCGGGCCTATTCTATCTCTTCTGCAAGCATTGAAAAAGAATATCTTGAGTTCTATGTAGCCCTTGTACGAAGTGGAGAACTTACTCCCAGGCTTTTCAACCTTGAACAGGGTTCAAGATTATTTATGGGAGGCAAGATCGTCGGTATGTTTACCCTCGACTCCGTGCCACAGGAAAAAGATCTCCTGTTTATCGGAACAGGCACCGGGCTTGCGCCTTACATGAGTATGATCCGCTCCGAGCTTCATATTCACAAAGATAGAAGGTTTGTTATTATCCATGGCGCCGCCTGTTCCTGGGACCTTGGATACAGGGATGAGCTTTCTATCCTGGACAGATATTCCGATACATTCAATTATATCCCGACAATCACCCAGCCTGAAGACGATCCTTCCTGGAAAGGAGAGACGGGATTTATACAGGATCTTATTACAACCGGCATTGTTGAAAGAAAAACAGGCCAAAAAATCACACCCCATAAATTCGACGTTTTCCTTTGCGGCAATCCCAAAATGGTTGAAACGGTGAAAGAAATTCTTATTGAAAAAGAGTTCACCCGTCACAGCAAAAAAGAGCCGGGAACCATCCATATAGAAGAATTCTGGAAGATGTAAGCTTCCGGAGATTGCCTTCATAACAGAACCATGCCTGCAAATATAACAAACATCCTTTTTCTTGCCCTGGCATGGACCGCCTTTTTTGTCATCCATTCTCTGCTTGCTTCAGTAACTGTTAAGGCGTTTATAAAAAAACGCCTTCCTAACTTTTTCCCCTTCTACAGGATCAGCTATAACGTTCTCTCACTCGTCCTGCTTATCCCCATTTTCTGGTTCAGCCATTCCATAAAAAGTCCTCTCCTCTGGCAATGGAAGGGAACGATGAAGATAATTTCCACCGTCATTGCACTTTTGGCCCTGGCGGCATTCCTTCTTACGCTCCGTTATTACGATACAGCTGAATTTATAGGCATAAAGCAGATAAGGGAGAAAGACCCTGACTCAAAAGGGGAAGGTGTTTTTACCCTCTCCCCCCTTCACAGGTATGTGAGGCATCCCTGGTACTTGCTGGCCCTTCTTATTATCTGGACAAGAAATATGGACCTCATCTTCTTCATAACAGCCATTGCGGTAACGGCCTATTTTATCATTGGGTCCAGGCTGGAAGAGGGGAAACTCCTGCTTTATTACGGCAAAAAATATGAAAAATATCTCTCTGCCGTACCGGGAATCATTCCTCTTCCATGGCGTTATATGACGAAAGTGGATGCAGAAAAATTGCAAAAAATGTAAAAGAAGTATGAAAAATGTATCAGGTAGAATGTGTCAGTTAGAATGTACCTGGCAGGAAGCAAGATTTTAGCCGACCATGACAAATCTTAAAGCAAGAGATTTAAACCAGTCAAAAACATGCTTTACATATTTTTTCCCGGCAAGATAAATACCGGCAAAAAGAAGTACATAAGAAAAAGAATAGACGGCGGGACCGCCGGTGGAAAGAATGAGAGGCTCTTCAAGGTAAGCGGAAACAATGCCAAGAAGCCCTATGAGGGGCCAGCAAAAAAGATAACTTGCCGTAATAAGCGTGATACCGGCAAGTGTTTTCAAATCTCTCCGAGGCTTTCCGGCAGTAAGGCCGTTTAGAGATTGTACTTCAATATTTCTGACTTTTGATTCCAAAAAAATACCTCATTACTGTCTGTCTGTTAAATCCGAAAAGCTGCTTATTTTAACTTTTTTGAAAGCAACCTTCAAGTGAATATTTCTTTTTTTGATAAAGCCACAGTAAAGTATTTGCAAAAAATGTTCCTCTTTACCGGAATCTCTAATATTCAGGAAAGCCTTCCCTTATAATCCTGATAGGTAAATTCTTTCACAAGCCTGAATTCGTTCTCTTTCGTCCATATACCAAGAGAAGGAAGCTTAATTCCATTAAAAGTCGTTGTTTTAACAAAAGTATAGTGGATCATATCTTCAAAAACCACTTTATCTCCGATTTTTAAGGGATCGGGGAAAGAAAAATCACCAATAAAATCGCCGGCAAGGCATGTTGGCCCACCGAAGCGG
This sequence is a window from Deltaproteobacteria bacterium. Protein-coding genes within it:
- a CDS encoding Slp family lipoprotein; protein product: MKKWLLLSAALLALNGCAHVVSRANLEKADRSISVADLIKKPEKYKGKIVILGGNIVNSLNKNDGTYIEVLHKKLDSLGRPVESNETLGRFIVFHEGYLDTAIFAKGRRLTVAGEVIGQKKLPLGEIEYKYPLIKSMELHMTDPRQEPTIRLGIGIGGTF
- a CDS encoding zinc-dependent alcohol dehydrogenase family protein gives rise to the protein MKALALEKIIDLGKEKEALKTIFPPLPEPASGEIMIKVSTCGVCHTELDEIEGRTAPPRLPVIPGHQVVGRVAKKGKKANAFNMGDRVGVAWIYSACGKCDFCTSGRENLCSHFVATGRDVNGGYAQYMTVSEKFAHAIPDIFSDVEAAPLLCAGAIGFRALKLSGIADGAHIGLTGFGASNHIVMKLARHLYPAAKIYVFARSQRERDFALELGACWSGKSDDKTPEKLHAVIDTTPAWKPVIHALSNLKGGGRLVINAIGKEEHDKDCLLEMDYPSHLWMEKEIKSVANITRDDVSGFLKIAAQIPIKSHVQVFHLEEANKALAELKEGKIRGAKVLQIG
- a CDS encoding HIT family protein — its product is MFKLHSRLKEDCHILGQSELSLLLLMNDLRYPWFIMVPKRPDIKEIFQLSGEDQLQLARESANLAFALSTAFKGDKINIASLGNVVSQLHIHHIVRFKNDPAWPGPVWGHSKAIPYADEAREMITGKIKAQLKKDFNFCRGAAGLGDHSENE
- a CDS encoding response regulator, with product MKELVQWLIEFEGTVADLYSEASEYFAHDSKFSELLKALARDEKSHEALVRNLASHIEKKPEVQTGLSLDKKFRNEMSLCLNKCRTKLQAGNLKEDELLQILVHVELCEYNHQLTYLIEAVKETDHNFTAKFAGMQSHIDSIKNFIDERLGKDHRLLKKVHLPLVWQEKILVLDKSQAFCKLLANILGKEGAVSATSKGQEALEKVFSNYYRLILSEMHLQDMSGIQLYSLLAGKYPDIGKRFLFITSDDSVKNLSFFRKNNLNYLIKPVNIKDIINTVAAMM
- a CDS encoding M48 family metallopeptidase — its product is MKSSALVEIKGAGNILFERSRRARRLNITIRPVKGVRVAVPCWMTFEEAHKIVSGRSAWIRKHTLRMEEERLKCKALTKDLPLPERKEAKNKIIKRVEALALEHAFHYNRIIIRNQKTRWGSCSAKNNINLNIKLARLPNELLDYVVLHELVHTRIKNHGSRFWGELDKILGNAKKIDAKMKPYRLDLL
- a CDS encoding CapA family protein, with amino-acid sequence MNRILLIIVFAITALFFSIDLFAEKNGEEEKGEIVIQAVGDIMPTARVLPFVKKHGFDYPYRATAKLFKSADLVIGNMEAPITTGGSRFKNKKFTFKAPLESAAALKAAGVTHLSLANNHMMDYGMKGLVSTLKALDDVKINYAGAGITLGAARKSSIYEVKGKKIAFLSYSKTYPFEFYATKKKGGTAPGYAAYVKRDIRKARKLSDIVIVAFHWGAEKRETPKDYQRELAHLSIDSGAHIVLGHHPHVLQGIEYYGEGIIFYSLGNFVFGSYSKSATESIIARITVDNDGIGKVEALPLNVNNYEVNFQPGLLTGKRGSEIISRLSRLSEPLGSRLLFADNAGVASKMEKLTMSGASSAQD
- a CDS encoding ferredoxin--NADP reductase, yielding MSGNGYNATVIQKIQMTPNLMTLRVRPDDEVPDFKPGQYTVLGLNSSEPRLEESATDDKTYEKETLIRRAYSISSASIEKEYLEFYVALVRSGELTPRLFNLEQGSRLFMGGKIVGMFTLDSVPQEKDLLFIGTGTGLAPYMSMIRSELHIHKDRRFVIIHGAACSWDLGYRDELSILDRYSDTFNYIPTITQPEDDPSWKGETGFIQDLITTGIVERKTGQKITPHKFDVFLCGNPKMVETVKEILIEKEFTRHSKKEPGTIHIEEFWKM